A segment of the uncultured Desulfobulbus sp. genome:
TGCGCCGTCATTCGCCTCGACGCAGATCGGGCCTGGCTTTTGACCATGGACACCCTGATCGAGGCTGTTCACTTTGATACGGCCTTTCATCCTCCTGCAAAGCTGGGCCGCAAGGCGGTTTCGGTGAATGTGAGCGATATCGGTGCAATGGGGGGGAAACCGCTCTTTGCCCTGATGTCGGTGGGCATGCCGCAGGGGTTTGATCCCCAGTGGTTCCAAGCCTTTGCCCAGGGGGTTGCTGAGGCCTGCACAGAGTATGGGGTCCTGCTCATCGGCGGAGATACGGTGGCCAGTCCGCAGGGACTCAACTTTTCCCTGACCCTTATCGGCGAGGCGGTGCCGGAGCAGGTCGTCTATCGAAGTGGTGCCCGTCCCGGCGACCTCATCTGGGTCAGCGGCCCCCTGGGGTGGGCAGCAGCCGGGCTGGAACTGCTGCAAAGAGGCCTCGGAGGTGATGACAAGGACTTTTCGCCCCTGCGCGAGCAACATCTCAATCCACGGGCCCGGGTGGAACTCGGCGGTCAGCTGGGGCAGAGCGGCTTGGCCCGCGCAATGATGGATCTCTCCGACGGCCTGGCCACGGATCTGGCGCATCTCTGTGCCGCCTCCGGAGTCCGTGGCAGGTTCTCCGCGGACACGCTCCCGGGAATGAGCTTGCGCGATCAGGCCGCTCGTCTCGTCGGACACGATCCGGTGGATTGGGCCATCGGCGGCGGCGAAGATTTTGAGCTTCTGTTCACGACGGCTCCCGAGTCGGCTTCTCAGGTGATCCAGATCGGTCGAGGCTGCGGTCTGACGCCGACCGCCATCGGGACCATCAGCGAGGGGGAAGGGGTTGTCATGGAACGGAGACTGGCCGATGGAACCTCTTGCGAGCAGATCGTCAGTTATCAGGGCTTTGACCATTTTCGGGCCAATACCCCTGGTTAGAGCGCATCTCGGGGAAGAGCATGCATCTTCAGAACGTGATGGCACCTAGAAGAGGGCGGCGATGAACACTTCTGCCAAGGTACTCATTGTTGATGATGAGCGCGACATGCGCAATCTGCTGGCCAAGGTCCTGAGCAAAAAAGGAGGATATACGGTGTCCACCGCGAGTTCCGCCGAAGAAGCCCTGGAAGCCGTGCGTGCATCAATGCCGGATGCTGTCCTGACTGATATCAAGATGCCCGGCATGGATGGCTTGACCTTGCTCCAACACCTGCACACCATCGATCCCTCAATAACGGCCATCGTCATGACCGGCTATGGAACCATCGAGATTGCAGTGCAGGCCCTGAAAGAGGGGGCCTACGATTTTATCGAGAAGCCCTTTGACAACGAACGGATTCTGCGCACCATTGGGCGCGCCCTGGAGCGCACCCGGCTGCTGCGGGAAAATTTGCAGCTGCACCATCAGCTCTGCGATCAGGATTGCCATCATGGCTTTATCGGCCGCTCCAAAACGCTTGTACGGGCCCTGGAACTGCTCAAGCGGGTGGCGCAGAGCAACGTCACCGTCCTGATTCGGGGAGAATCCGGCACCGGCAAAGAGTTGGCAGCCAAGGCGCTGCATGCGATGTCGCCCCGTGCCGATCGGCCGATGGTCATCGTCAACTGCCCGGCATTGCCGGAGCATATTTTGGAAAGCGAGCTGTTTGGCTATCGCAGGGGGGCTTTTACCGGTGCGGATCGCGACAAAACCGGCCTGTTTGTCGAGGCGGATGGATCCACCCTGGTGCTTGACGAGGTGGCCGATATTCCGGTGAGCGTCCAGACCAAACTGCTCAGGGTCCTGCAGGAGAAGGAAGTCCAGCCTTTGGGGCAGAACAAGACCTTTGCGGTCGATGTTCGCGTCATCGCCTCCACCAACCAGGACCTCGAGGCCAAGATCCGCCGGGGTGAATTCCGCGAAGACCTGTTTTACCGGCTCAACGTCATGACCGTGACCATGCCGAGTCTGTCCTCCATGGTGAGTGATATCCCGATGCTTGCCCAGTATTTTCTCGAAAGATTTTGTCGTGAACATCAACGGCAGGGGCTTGAATTCAACGATGAGGCTTTGCAGGCCCTGGTGCAGCATCGGTGGCAAGGCAATGTCCGCCAGCTGCAGAATGTGATCAGCCGGGCCGTCCTGCTCAGTCAGGGGCCGCTGATCGAGTTGGCGGATCTGTGGGAGGAGGGGGAACAGGCCGGGAATTTCAAGGTGCAGGCTGATGAGACCCCTTCGGCTGAAGCAATGCTGCACCTGAGCTACAAGGAGGCGAAAAACTCAATTCTTGCACAGTTTAACACCCGGTATCTTTCCGAGTCCTTGAAAGCCGCCGGGGGCAACGTAACGGTTGCAGCACGACAATGTGGTATGGAACGACAGGCCTTTCAACGCCTGTTACGAAGGTATCATATCGAATCAAGGAGTTTCCGCTGATGAAGACGACTGGAAAGAGTTATGTACTGGCTGGGAACAAGTCTTTTTGCAATTTCTGCCCCGGGTACTGCTGTTACCGTTTGCCCGGCTCGTCGTTATTGCTCACCGGCGACGATATCAACCGGATTGCCCGTTATTTTGCCATCAGCGACGGAGAGGTCCGGCGGCGCTATATCGAACACAGAAACACCTTTCGAACCCGTGTGGACGGCTCCTGTATTTTTCTTGCCCAGGGCCAGTTGTGCAAGCGGTGCTCCATCCACGAGGCGCGCCCCCGTCAATGCCGTGAGTTTCCCTACGACAGACCCTGCCCCTACCTGGAAAATGAGGGATTGCTGCAACTGATCCAACCTCGGATCGAGCAAAGCCTTTTTGCCTCTCCTGATCGTGCGGTAACCGCCTTCTGACCAGTCCACCTGGGAGAGGGATTTTTCACGGCTAGCACCGTTTCCCAAAGCCGCAATATTTTTGTTGCGGCTGCATCTTTTTTGTTGCGCTTTTCTTTTCTTTTTTTTGCGATTCCACCTGTTTCGTATGGAATGGGAGTCGGCTGAAAGCTCGTAAAATCGTCACGTTAATTTTTTTTATTGTGGCGCGATCGTTTTTGGCGCCGTTTGTGCTTTGATTGGTTCAGATGGCAACCTCGGTAGATCTGTCGTTCTCGCCATAAGCCACCAGAGCGACCTTTCGAGCTTCGTAACGTGCGGTATTTACAATGCGTGACCTTGTGAATTTTGAATTGAAACGAACTCGTCTGACTTGGGGGAACGAAAACATGATCAAAAGCCTGCTGCACCCATTGTGGTTGTGTTTGGCGCTTATCCTGCTGGCCCTGCCCGCTGAGGCCTTGGCCCTTCAGGTCCATGGAGAACCCGAAGGGCTGTACGTCCACCAGATGGCCCATCTCCACTATATTTTTGCCTTGGGATATTTTTATTGGGATATTCGCCGGACCTCGTTCACCGGACGTGGCTGGAGGTACCTGCAGATATTTTGCCTACTGATGACATGCTGGAATCTG
Coding sequences within it:
- a CDS encoding sigma-54 dependent transcriptional regulator, with translation MNTSAKVLIVDDERDMRNLLAKVLSKKGGYTVSTASSAEEALEAVRASMPDAVLTDIKMPGMDGLTLLQHLHTIDPSITAIVMTGYGTIEIAVQALKEGAYDFIEKPFDNERILRTIGRALERTRLLRENLQLHHQLCDQDCHHGFIGRSKTLVRALELLKRVAQSNVTVLIRGESGTGKELAAKALHAMSPRADRPMVIVNCPALPEHILESELFGYRRGAFTGADRDKTGLFVEADGSTLVLDEVADIPVSVQTKLLRVLQEKEVQPLGQNKTFAVDVRVIASTNQDLEAKIRRGEFREDLFYRLNVMTVTMPSLSSMVSDIPMLAQYFLERFCREHQRQGLEFNDEALQALVQHRWQGNVRQLQNVISRAVLLSQGPLIELADLWEEGEQAGNFKVQADETPSAEAMLHLSYKEAKNSILAQFNTRYLSESLKAAGGNVTVAARQCGMERQAFQRLLRRYHIESRSFR
- a CDS encoding YkgJ family cysteine cluster protein, giving the protein MKTTGKSYVLAGNKSFCNFCPGYCCYRLPGSSLLLTGDDINRIARYFAISDGEVRRRYIEHRNTFRTRVDGSCIFLAQGQLCKRCSIHEARPRQCREFPYDRPCPYLENEGLLQLIQPRIEQSLFASPDRAVTAF
- the thiL gene encoding thiamine-phosphate kinase, with the protein product MNEREIITHIATMAALSKSDDLIRGIGDDCAVIRLDADRAWLLTMDTLIEAVHFDTAFHPPAKLGRKAVSVNVSDIGAMGGKPLFALMSVGMPQGFDPQWFQAFAQGVAEACTEYGVLLIGGDTVASPQGLNFSLTLIGEAVPEQVVYRSGARPGDLIWVSGPLGWAAAGLELLQRGLGGDDKDFSPLREQHLNPRARVELGGQLGQSGLARAMMDLSDGLATDLAHLCAASGVRGRFSADTLPGMSLRDQAARLVGHDPVDWAIGGGEDFELLFTTAPESASQVIQIGRGCGLTPTAIGTISEGEGVVMERRLADGTSCEQIVSYQGFDHFRANTPG